One Cucurbita pepo subsp. pepo cultivar mu-cu-16 chromosome LG07, ASM280686v2, whole genome shotgun sequence genomic region harbors:
- the LOC111799311 gene encoding 26S proteasome regulatory subunit S10B homolog B isoform X1, which produces MADGEEAARRHSALNDYRKKLLQHKELDARVRSLRENLRGAKKEFNKTEDDLKSLQSVGQIIGEVLRPLDNERLIVKASSGPRYVVGCRSKVDKEKLTSGTRVVLDMTTLTIMRALPREVDPVVYNMLHEDPGNVSYSAVGGLSDQIRELRESIELPLMNPELFLRVGIKPPKGVLLYGPPGTGKTLLARAIASNIDANFLKVVSSAIIDKYIGESARLIREMFGYARDHQPCIIFMDEIDAIGGRRFSEGTSADREIQRTLMELLNQLDGFDQLGKVKMIMATNRPDVLDPALLRPGRLDRKIEIPLPNEQSRTEILKIHAAGIAKHGEIDYEAVVKLAEGFNGADLRNVCTEAGMSAIRAERDYVIHEDFMKVILFCFLQHCIAYSSSVEMRLNGILQRECSFFPYSLLSSFDVQAVRKLNEAKKLESSAHYSADFGKE; this is translated from the exons ATGGCGGATGGAGAAGAAGCCGCACGGCGTCATTCCGCTCTCAATGACTACCGCAAGAAGCTCCTTCAGCACAAAGAACTCGACGCTAGAGTCCGATCTC TGAGGGAGAATTTGCGAGGTGCAAAGAAAGAATTTAACAAGACGGAAGATGACTTGAAGTCTCTGCAAAGCGTTGGGCAGATTATTGGAGAAGTTCTCAGGCCACTCGACAATGAACGCT TGATTGTCAAAGCAAGCAGTGGACCAAGATATGTGGTTGGATGCCGTAGTAAGGTggataaggaaaaattgacTTCTGGTACTAGAGTGGTACTTGATATGACAACACTCACCATTATGAGGGCTCTTCCACGAGAA GTAGATCCAGTTGTGTATAATATGCTGCATGAAGATCCGGGTAATGTTAGCTATTCTGCTGTGGGCGGTTTGTCCGATCAGATTAGAGAATTGAGGGAGTCTATTGAGCTACCTCTCATGAATCCCGAGCTTTTCCTTAGGGTTGGCATCAAACCTCCTAAG GGTGTGCTTCTCTATGGTCCTCCTGGTACTGGCAAGACATTGTTGGCCAGAGCAATTGCGAGTAACATAGATGCCAACTTCTTAAAG GTTGTATCAAGTGCCATAATTGATAAGTACATTGGAGAAAGCGCAAGGTTAATACGGGAGATGTTTGGATATGCACGTGATCACCAG CCCTGCATAATTTTTATGGATGAGATTGATGCCATTGGTGGGCGGAGATTCAGTGAGGGAACAAGTGCAGATCGTGAAATTCAGCGTACATTGATGGAATTACTTAATCAGCTTGATGGATTTGATCAGCTTGGCAAG GTCAAAATGATAATGGCCACAAACCGGCCAGATGTTCTTGACCCTGCACTTCTTCGACCGGGGCGATTGGACCGCAAAATAGAGATTCCTCTGCCAAATGAGCAGTCCAGAACGGAGATTCTTAAGATTCATGCAGCTGGAATTGCCAAGCATGGCGAGATTGATTATGAAGCTGTTGTGAAGCTAGCAGAG GGCTTTAACGGAGCTGATTTGCGAAATGTGTGCACTGAAGCTGGAATGTCAGCTATCCGTGCCGAACGTGACTATGTCATCCACGAAGATTTCATGAAGGtaatcttattttgttttctccaGCACTGTATAGCATACTCTTCCTCTGTTGAAATGAGATTAAATGGAATCCTACAGAGAGAATGCTCTTTCTTCCCGTATTCACTTTTATCATCTTTTGATGTTCAGGCAGTACGAAAATTGAACGAAGCAAAGAAACTCGAGTCCAGTGCACACTACAGCGCTGATTTTGGGAAGGAGTGA
- the LOC111798915 gene encoding histone H1-like yields MASAADPVVSSVAPAAAVAVENNSKSKKPAASKDLSKAKKSSGAKKTKSSPTHPPFFQMISEAIVSLKERTGSSQYAITKFSEEKHKVLPSNFRKLLLVHLKKLVAADKLVKVKNSYKLPSARSVQSKSSSAPVVAKKTTISKLKAAASVKKAAAVAKPKAKTAVKPKPNGVVKPKTIAKSKVVQKPKAAAVAKPKAAEKVKKVAPKPKPKSKPSKVAKTLSRTSPGKRVAPATKPKKVAVKKSKTVKSPTRKLLARKVKK; encoded by the exons ATGGCTTCTGCCGCCGATCCCGTTGTCTCCTCCGTCGCGCCTGCTGCCGCTGTGGCGGTGGAGAACAATTCGAAGTCGAAGAAACCTGCAGCCTCTAAAGATTTGTCGAAGGCTAAGAAATCATCTGGTGCGAAGAAGACCAAATCTTCGCCGACTCATCCTCCTTTCTTTCAG ATGATTAGCGAAGCGATCGTATCGCTGAAGGAGAGGACAGGCTCGAGTCAGTACGCCATTACTAAGTTCAGCGAAGAGAAGCACAAGGTATTGCCATCGAATTTCAGGAAGCTCTTGCTTGTTCATTTGAAGAAGCTTGTCGCCGCTGATAAACTCGTTAAGGTCAAGAACTCGTACAAGCTTCCATCGGCGCGCTCTGTCCAGTCGAAATCTTCATCCGCGCCTGTCGTCGCTAAGAAAACAACGATCTCAAAGCTCAAGGCAGCCGCGAGTGTGAAGAAGGCGGCCGCTGTTGCTAAACCGAAGGCGAAAACTGCTGTGAAACCTAAGCCAAATGGCGTGGTGAAGCCGAAGACGATCGCAAAATCCAAGGTCGTCCAGAAGCCAAAGGCCGCCGCTGTGGCCAAGCCTAAGGCGGCGGAGAAGGTGAAGAAGGTCGCTCCAAAGCCGAAACCTAAATCAAAGCCTTCTAAAGTTGCCAAAACGTTGTCCCGAACATCGCCAGGAAAGAGAGTCGCACCAGCGACGAAGCCGAAGAAGGTAGCGGTGAAGAAGTCAAAGACAGTAAAGTCGCCGACGAGGAAATTGCTGGCCagaaaagtgaagaaatga
- the LOC111798917 gene encoding flowering locus K homology domain-like, protein MADVEQSYTHVDDNEVDETAQIYENAQLYENAQVQDNTLEQESTEEPENLHGLENEHVPETLELEPKEVHNEDTLAVVGEKKWPGWPGESVFRMLVPAQKVGSIIGRKGEFIKKIVEETRARIKILDGPPGTAERAVMVSAKEEPDSDFPPAVDGLLRVHKRIVDGLEGDNANAPNMGGKVSTRLLVAASQAGSLIGKQGGTVKSIQEESNCIVRVLGSEDLPVFALQDDRVVEVLGDPAGVHKAVELIASHLRKFLVDRSIIPVFEMNMQMTNQQMEHMPPPHQSWGPPQGMPPNAGGGPGFGPNPPYMPPPRQFDNYYPPADMPSAMDKQPHHGISAYGREAPMGVHPQTNAQSVPSIVTQTTQQMQIPLSFADAVIGTAGASISYIRRASGATVTIQETRGVPGEMTVEMSGTASQVQAAQQLIQNFMAGAGAPAQTQAGGSADQGYNSYAAHGSVYASPPAANPAHASHAGGYGSVYSTNYGY, encoded by the exons ATGGCTGATGTGGAGCAGAGCTACACGCATGTCGACGATAATGAAGTTGATGAGACTGCACAAATATATGAGAACGCACAATTATATGAGAATGCTCAGGTACAGGACAATACACTAGAACAGGAGAGTACAGAGGAGCCAGAAAACTTGCATGGACTTGAGAATGAACATGTACCAGAAACCTTAGAGTTGGAGCCAAAAGAGGTGCATAATGAGGATACTCTGGCTGTAGTAGGTGAGAAGAAGTGGCCTGGATGGCCAGGAGAGAGTGTTTTTCGAATGTTGGTTCCTGCTCAAAAGGTTGGTAGTATAATTGGTCGCAAAGGTGAGTTCATCAAGAAAATAGTCGAGGAAACGAGAGCTCGGATTAAAATTCTTGACGGTCCTCCTGGAACAGCTGAAAGAGCT GTAATGGTGTCTGCGAAGGAGGAACCCGATTCTGATTTTCCTCCTGCGGTGGATGGACTTCTGAGGGTTCATAAACGTATTGTTGATGGTCTGGAGGGTGATAATGCTAATGCTCCCAACATGGGAGGCAAAGTCTCAACGAGACTGCTAGTCGCAGCTTCACAAGCAGGAAGTTTAATCGGGAAGCAGGGAGGGACCGTTAAATCCATTCAAGAAGAGTCAAATTGTATAGTTAGAGTTCTTGGATCAG AAGATTTGCCTGTTTTTGCTCTCCAAGACGATAGAGTTGTTGAAGTACTTGGCGATCCAGCTGGTGTGCACAAAGCCGTGGAACTCATTGCTTCTCATCTGAGAAAGTTTCTGGTTGACCGAAGCATTATCCCGGTTTTTGAAATGAAT ATGCAGATGACAAATCAACAGATGGAGCACATGCCACCACCACACCAATCTTGGGGCCCACCTCAAGGAATGCCACCAAATGCTGGGGGTGGTCCTGGCTTCGGACCGAACCCTCCATACATGCCACCACCTCGTCAATTCGACAATTATTATCCACCTGCTGATATGCCATCGGCTATGGATAAGCAACCTCATCATGGAATTTCTGCTTATGGTAGGGAAGCTCCTATGGGTGTTCATCCGCAAACAAATGCACAGTCAGTGCCTTCAATTGTCACACAG ACAACCCAACAAATGCAGATTCCATTATCTTTTGCTGACGCTGTCATTGGAACTGCTGGCGCTAGTATAAGCTACATTCGTCGTGCTAGCGGGGCTACCGTTACTATCCAAGAAACGAGGGGAGTCCCTGGAGAAATGACGGTAGAAATGAGTGGAACTGCATCTCAAGTTCAAGCAGCCCAGCAGCTTATACAG AATTTTATGGCCGGTGCTGGAGCTCCAGCGCAGACTCAAGCTGGGGGTTCGGCAGACCAAGGGTACAACTCTTACGCTGCTCACGGTTCAGTCTACGCGTCACCCCCTGCAGCAAACCCAGCTCATGCAAGTCATGCTGGAGGCTATGGCTCTGTCTACAGTACGAATTACGGGTACTAA
- the LOC111798916 gene encoding protein WVD2-like 1 has protein sequence MGREIACVVENPNDLEMVLNGVSHDKVHGSSKTSEESIDLEEFEDNESSEENSLDENRQDTQDGVLAIKTTIIDASVPIPVPLLAPAPELEPKPEPEPEPEPEPELVPVPVLVPEEKKKEERTVAQKISDFNKSISPGTIAVTPKIVRVNHKIQQPTVQVPRKGAMYAQTIETERAPTPTTVVDVSSNVITSNSKSPGPKDNSLPNSPRPSWKSSQNDLKKNHEEQPNSPQSSSKSSHIYLKKHHGEEEHWSTAASTFTSIRQLKSKVTIGTAPTFRSAKRADKRKEYYNKLEEKHKALEAERIEYEARIKEEQQAALKELRKGLVIKAKPVPSFYYEGPPPKVELKKLPLTRPKSPNLTRRKSCGDATMNIGLEEKGRGCARAQRLSYGSHKYESANGIPCRNKAQANGHCYNNRNYVKQHDKETRKTTLATSDPLKSNVCIPIHS, from the exons ATGGGTAGGGAAATTGCTTGTGTTGTGGAGAATCCAAATGATCTTGAAATGGTTTTAAATGGTGTTTCTCATGACAAAGTTCATGGTTCCTCCAAAACTTCAGAAGAAAGTATTGATTTGGAGGAATTCGAGGATAATGAATCGAGTGAAGAGAATTCGTTAGATGAAAATCGTCAAGACACGCAGGACGGTGTTCTAGCCATCAAAACCACAATCATTGATGCTAGTGTGCCTATACCTGTCCCTTTGCTTGCTCCCGCACCCGAGCTTGAACCTAaacctgaacctgaacctgaacctgaGCCTGAGCCTGAACTTGTGCCCGTGCCCGTGCTTGTTCctgaggagaagaagaaggaggagagaaCTGTTGCACAGAAAATCAGTGACTTCAATAAGTCTATCTCACCCGGGACTATAGCCGTTACTCCGAAAATCGTGCGGGTGAACCACAAGATTCAACAACCAACTGTTCAGGTGCCGAGAAAAGGAGCAATGTACGCACAAACCATTGAGACCGAACGTGCTCCAACTCCAACAACCGTTGTCGATGTTTCGTCGAATGTCATCACATCAAACTCGAAATCTCCCGGCCCAAAAGATAATTCATTA CCAAACTCGCCTCGACCATCATGGAAATCTTCACAGAACGATCTTAAGAAAAATCACGAAGAACAGCCAAACTCGCCTCAATCATCATCGAAATCTTCACATATTTATCTTAAGAAACAtcatggagaagaagaacattGGTCTACCGCCGCCTC TACCTTCACATCAATTCGACAACTCAAATCTAAAGTTACTATCGGAACAGCTCCCACATTTCGATCAGCCAAACGTGCTGATAAAAGGAAGGAG TACTATAACAAGTTGGAGGAGAAACACAAAGCTTTGGAGGCCGAGAGAATCGAATACGAAGCACGAATTAAG GAAGAGCAACAAGCAGCACTCAAAGAGCTTAGGAAGGGGTTAGTGATCAAAGCTAAACCAGTGCCTAGTTTCTATTATGAAGGACCACCACCTAAGGTTGAACTCAAAAAG TTGCCATTAACTCGACCAAAGTCTCCAAATCTAACTCGAAGGAAAAGCTGCGGTGATGCGACGATGAACATAGGCCTAGAGGAGAAGGGAAGAGGATGCGCACGAGCGCAGCGCCTTAGCTACGGTAGTCACAAATACGAATCAGCTAACGGCATACCGTGCAGAAATAAAGCACAAGCCAATGGGCATTGCTACAACAATCGAAACTACGTGAAGCAGCATGATAAAGAGACGAGAAAAACGACTCTTGCAACGTCCGATCCGCTCAAAAGTAATGTATGTATCCCGATTCACTCATGA
- the LOC111799311 gene encoding 26S proteasome regulatory subunit S10B homolog B isoform X2, whose translation MADGEEAARRHSALNDYRKKLLQHKELDARVRSLRENLRGAKKEFNKTEDDLKSLQSVGQIIGEVLRPLDNERLIVKASSGPRYVVGCRSKVDKEKLTSGTRVVLDMTTLTIMRALPREVDPVVYNMLHEDPGNVSYSAVGGLSDQIRELRESIELPLMNPELFLRVGIKPPKGVLLYGPPGTGKTLLARAIASNIDANFLKVVSSAIIDKYIGESARLIREMFGYARDHQPCIIFMDEIDAIGGRRFSEGTSADREIQRTLMELLNQLDGFDQLGKVKMIMATNRPDVLDPALLRPGRLDRKIEIPLPNEQSRTEILKIHAAGIAKHGEIDYEAVVKLAEGFNGADLRNVCTEAGMSAIRAERDYVIHEDFMKAVRKLNEAKKLESSAHYSADFGKE comes from the exons ATGGCGGATGGAGAAGAAGCCGCACGGCGTCATTCCGCTCTCAATGACTACCGCAAGAAGCTCCTTCAGCACAAAGAACTCGACGCTAGAGTCCGATCTC TGAGGGAGAATTTGCGAGGTGCAAAGAAAGAATTTAACAAGACGGAAGATGACTTGAAGTCTCTGCAAAGCGTTGGGCAGATTATTGGAGAAGTTCTCAGGCCACTCGACAATGAACGCT TGATTGTCAAAGCAAGCAGTGGACCAAGATATGTGGTTGGATGCCGTAGTAAGGTggataaggaaaaattgacTTCTGGTACTAGAGTGGTACTTGATATGACAACACTCACCATTATGAGGGCTCTTCCACGAGAA GTAGATCCAGTTGTGTATAATATGCTGCATGAAGATCCGGGTAATGTTAGCTATTCTGCTGTGGGCGGTTTGTCCGATCAGATTAGAGAATTGAGGGAGTCTATTGAGCTACCTCTCATGAATCCCGAGCTTTTCCTTAGGGTTGGCATCAAACCTCCTAAG GGTGTGCTTCTCTATGGTCCTCCTGGTACTGGCAAGACATTGTTGGCCAGAGCAATTGCGAGTAACATAGATGCCAACTTCTTAAAG GTTGTATCAAGTGCCATAATTGATAAGTACATTGGAGAAAGCGCAAGGTTAATACGGGAGATGTTTGGATATGCACGTGATCACCAG CCCTGCATAATTTTTATGGATGAGATTGATGCCATTGGTGGGCGGAGATTCAGTGAGGGAACAAGTGCAGATCGTGAAATTCAGCGTACATTGATGGAATTACTTAATCAGCTTGATGGATTTGATCAGCTTGGCAAG GTCAAAATGATAATGGCCACAAACCGGCCAGATGTTCTTGACCCTGCACTTCTTCGACCGGGGCGATTGGACCGCAAAATAGAGATTCCTCTGCCAAATGAGCAGTCCAGAACGGAGATTCTTAAGATTCATGCAGCTGGAATTGCCAAGCATGGCGAGATTGATTATGAAGCTGTTGTGAAGCTAGCAGAG GGCTTTAACGGAGCTGATTTGCGAAATGTGTGCACTGAAGCTGGAATGTCAGCTATCCGTGCCGAACGTGACTATGTCATCCACGAAGATTTCATGAAG GCAGTACGAAAATTGAACGAAGCAAAGAAACTCGAGTCCAGTGCACACTACAGCGCTGATTTTGGGAAGGAGTGA
- the LOC111798867 gene encoding uncharacterized protein At2g34160-like, giving the protein MSRSSNIKLLQAKHVELLILSSVTALIRMWVQFIHRNIEGKEIEDMTTTIAVSGATETQKKNRIQVSNTKKPLFFYVNLAKRYIQQHNEVELSALGMAITTVVTIAEILKNNGLATEKKVLTSTVGMKDENKGRLVQKAKIEIVLGKSEKFDSLMMTAATVATEAAAGGGEEKKKAGEESKEGQ; this is encoded by the exons ATGAGTCGGTcatccaacataaaattgcttcAAGCAAAACATGTCGAACTCCTCATTCTATCCTCAGTAACCGCTCTCATTCGGATGTGGgttcagttcattcat AGGAATATAGAGGGAAAAGAGATAGAAGATATGACGACGACGATTGCGGTATCGGGAGCTACTGAAACACAGAAGAAGAATAGAATTCAGGTTTCGAATACCAAGAAACCACTCTTCTTCTACGTTAATCTTGCTAAG AGGTACATTCAACAGCACAATGAGGTTGAGCTATCTGCATTGGGAATGG CAATCACTACCGTTGTCACAATTGCAGAGATTCTAAAGAACAATGGATTGGCTACCGAGAAGA AAGTTTTGACTTCTACGGTCGGCATGAAGGATGAGAACAAAGGTCGTTTGGTTCAGAAAGCTAAG ATTGAGATTGTTCTCGGAAAGTCGGAGAAATTTGATTCTCTGATGATGACTGCGGCCACGGTGGCGACGGAGGCGGCAGCGGGAGGCGgcgaggagaaaaaaaaggcagGAGAGGAAAGCAAGGAGGGGCAGTAG